The Afipia massiliensis genome has a segment encoding these proteins:
- a CDS encoding GNAT family N-acetyltransferase codes for MTAVWKTTAALTTETAPFAIRAERASDVVVREALLDASFGEGRHARTCQRLRDGRAPAEGLAFSAVHEGRVVGTVRLWHVSAGGIPALVLGPLAVDASCRKLGVGAALMTHALAAAKARGHGAVILRGDAGYYARFGFSAEKTGELALPGPFERDRLLAVELRDGALNDAFGMIVATGMKARRARIRTGGKARKLLIQAA; via the coding sequence ATGACTGCTGTTTGGAAGACGACTGCCGCCCTCACCACCGAAACCGCTCCGTTCGCGATCCGTGCGGAGCGTGCTTCGGACGTCGTTGTGCGTGAAGCGCTGCTGGATGCGAGCTTCGGCGAAGGCCGTCATGCGCGCACCTGTCAGCGTCTGCGCGACGGACGTGCGCCCGCCGAAGGCCTCGCCTTCTCCGCGGTGCATGAAGGGCGCGTGGTCGGCACCGTGCGGTTGTGGCACGTCAGCGCCGGCGGCATCCCGGCGCTGGTGCTCGGCCCGCTGGCGGTCGACGCCTCCTGCCGCAAGCTCGGCGTTGGTGCCGCCTTGATGACACACGCGCTGGCGGCGGCGAAAGCCCGCGGCCATGGCGCAGTCATCCTGCGCGGCGACGCCGGCTACTACGCCCGGTTCGGTTTCTCGGCTGAGAAGACCGGCGAACTGGCGCTGCCCGGCCCGTTCGAGCGTGACCGGCTTCTGGCGGTCGAACTGCGCGACGGCGCGCTGAACGACGCCTTCGGCATGATCGTGGCGACCGGCATGAAGGCACGGCGTGCGCGCATCCGTACGGGTGGCAAAGCTCGAAAGCTTCTCATTCAGGCCGCTTGA
- a CDS encoding DUF1007 family protein, with product MTMRRLVRYLCAVALFAVTASVAQAHPHVWIVAKSQLVYAPDGSITGVRHAWTFDDMFSTYALQGIETKTKGAYTRDELKPLAQTNVESLKDYAFFTFAKTGAAGGQKKEKFNDPVDYYLEYKDAALTLHFTLPFKAPVKTPALVLEVFDPSYFIDFKLDEKDPVVLVGAPANCKLAFQRPSDGSTQAQTMNEQTFLNGDNSNYGAMFANKITVDCP from the coding sequence ATGACGATGCGTCGATTGGTTCGATATCTATGCGCGGTGGCTCTGTTCGCGGTCACCGCGAGTGTGGCGCAGGCGCATCCGCATGTCTGGATCGTGGCCAAGAGCCAGCTGGTCTACGCGCCCGACGGGTCGATCACCGGCGTCCGTCACGCCTGGACCTTCGACGACATGTTCTCGACTTATGCCCTGCAGGGCATCGAGACCAAGACCAAGGGTGCCTACACCCGCGATGAGCTGAAGCCGCTGGCGCAGACCAATGTCGAGTCGCTGAAGGATTACGCCTTCTTCACCTTCGCCAAGACCGGCGCTGCGGGAGGCCAGAAGAAAGAAAAGTTCAACGATCCGGTCGATTACTATCTTGAATACAAGGATGCGGCGCTGACGCTGCATTTCACGCTGCCGTTCAAGGCGCCGGTCAAGACACCGGCGCTGGTGCTTGAGGTGTTCGATCCGTCCTACTTCATTGATTTCAAGCTGGATGAGAAAGATCCCGTTGTGCTGGTCGGCGCGCCGGCGAACTGCAAGCTGGCGTTCCAGCGCCCGAGCGACGGCAGTACGCAAGCCCAGACCATGAACGAGCAGACCTTCCTGAACGGCGACAATTCGAACTACGGCGCCATGTTCGCCAACAAGATCACGGTGGACTGCCCCTGA
- a CDS encoding M3 family metallopeptidase, with translation MSEVPSTAVAASSLQAPGANPLLQAWQTPFETPPFAQIRPEHFLPAFDKAFADHTAEIEAIKANPAEPTFENTVTALERAGKLLSRVSAVFYDLVGAHSNPELLKIESEVALKQARHWNPISMDAALFARIAKLRDKAASLKLTPEQARLLERTWTSFHRSGAGLSEAAKARTAEINERLAHLATSFSHHLLGDEQDWTMELGEGDLAGLPDSFVASARAAAEERGMPSKMVVTLSRSFVEPFLKDSSRRDLREKVFKAFTARGDNQNDNDNSAIILEVLRLREERAKLLGYPSFAAYRLEDSMAKTPEAVRGLLERVWKPARARAMADRDALQGLITEEGGNFKLAAWDWRHYAEKLRQRRANFDDAAIKPYLALDNMIDAAFDVATRLFGVTFSERKDVPVWHPDVRVWEVKDAKGNHKALFYGDYFARPSKRSGAWMTSLRDQQKLDGDVAPLVINVCNFSKGTDGQPSLLSLDDARTLFHEFGHGLHGMLSNVMYPSLSGTSVFTDFVELPSQLYEHWQERPEVLQKFARHYQTGDPLPADLLKRFIAARKFNQGFATVEFVSSALMDLEFHTQPAASITDVRAFEKQELDQIGMPAEIALRHRPQQFGHIFSGDHYASGYYSYMWSEVMDADAFGAFEEAHDIFDPAVAKRLHDDIYSSGGSRDPEDAYIAFRGRKPEPDALLRRRGLLNEPEAA, from the coding sequence ATGTCAGAAGTGCCCTCAACGGCTGTCGCCGCCTCGTCATTGCAAGCGCCGGGAGCCAATCCGCTCCTGCAGGCCTGGCAGACGCCGTTCGAGACGCCGCCTTTTGCCCAGATCCGTCCGGAGCACTTCCTGCCTGCCTTCGACAAGGCCTTTGCGGACCACACTGCGGAGATCGAGGCGATCAAGGCCAACCCGGCCGAGCCGACGTTCGAGAATACCGTCACGGCGCTGGAGCGCGCGGGCAAGCTGCTCTCCAGGGTGTCGGCGGTGTTCTATGACCTCGTCGGCGCGCATTCGAACCCCGAGCTGCTCAAGATCGAATCCGAGGTCGCGCTGAAGCAGGCGCGGCACTGGAATCCGATCTCCATGGACGCGGCGCTGTTTGCCCGGATCGCCAAGCTGCGTGACAAGGCCGCCTCGCTCAAGCTGACGCCGGAGCAGGCGCGGCTGCTGGAGCGGACCTGGACCAGCTTCCACCGATCGGGCGCCGGCCTCAGCGAGGCCGCCAAGGCGCGTACCGCCGAGATCAACGAGCGGCTGGCGCATCTGGCCACCTCGTTCAGCCACCATTTGCTGGGCGACGAGCAGGACTGGACCATGGAGCTTGGCGAGGGTGATCTGGCGGGACTGCCCGACAGCTTCGTCGCATCGGCCAGGGCTGCTGCGGAAGAACGCGGCATGCCGAGCAAGATGGTGGTGACGCTGTCGCGATCCTTTGTGGAGCCCTTCCTGAAGGACTCCAGCCGCCGCGACCTGCGCGAGAAAGTGTTCAAGGCCTTCACCGCCCGCGGCGATAACCAGAACGACAACGACAACAGCGCCATCATCCTTGAAGTTTTGAGGCTGCGCGAGGAGCGCGCCAAGCTGCTCGGCTATCCCAGCTTCGCCGCCTACCGTCTGGAGGATTCCATGGCCAAGACGCCGGAAGCCGTGCGCGGCCTGCTGGAGCGGGTCTGGAAACCGGCCCGCGCCCGCGCAATGGCCGATCGTGACGCCTTGCAGGGTCTCATCACGGAGGAGGGCGGCAACTTCAAGCTCGCCGCGTGGGACTGGCGCCACTACGCCGAGAAGCTGCGCCAGCGCCGCGCCAACTTCGATGACGCCGCAATCAAGCCTTATCTCGCGCTCGACAATATGATCGACGCCGCCTTCGACGTCGCGACGCGCCTGTTCGGCGTCACCTTCAGCGAGCGCAAGGACGTGCCGGTCTGGCATCCGGACGTGCGGGTCTGGGAAGTCAAGGATGCCAAGGGCAACCACAAGGCGCTGTTCTACGGCGACTACTTTGCGCGTCCGTCGAAGCGTTCGGGCGCTTGGATGACATCATTGCGCGACCAGCAAAAGCTCGACGGCGATGTCGCACCGCTGGTTATCAACGTCTGCAATTTCTCGAAGGGCACCGACGGCCAGCCGTCGCTGCTGTCGCTCGACGATGCTCGCACTCTGTTTCACGAGTTCGGCCACGGACTGCACGGCATGCTTTCGAACGTGATGTACCCCTCGCTGTCCGGCACCAGCGTGTTCACGGATTTCGTCGAACTGCCGTCGCAGCTTTACGAGCACTGGCAGGAGCGGCCGGAGGTGCTGCAGAAATTCGCGCGGCACTACCAGACCGGCGATCCGCTGCCGGCGGATCTGCTCAAACGCTTCATCGCCGCGCGCAAGTTCAATCAGGGTTTTGCCACGGTGGAGTTCGTTTCATCCGCGCTGATGGATCTCGAATTCCATACCCAGCCGGCGGCCTCGATCACCGACGTTCGCGCGTTCGAGAAGCAGGAGCTGGACCAGATCGGAATGCCGGCTGAAATCGCGTTGCGCCATCGTCCCCAGCAATTCGGTCACATCTTCTCCGGCGATCACTATGCGTCGGGCTACTACAGCTACATGTGGTCGGAAGTGATGGATGCGGACGCGTTCGGCGCGTTCGAGGAGGCGCATGATATCTTCGATCCGGCGGTGGCGAAGCGGCTGCACGACGACATCTATTCATCTGGCGGATCACGCGATCCTGAAGACGCCTACATTGCGTTCCGGGGGCGCAAGCCCGAGCCTGACGCGCTGTTGCGCCGTCGCGGTCTGCTCAACGAACCCGAAGCGGCCTGA
- a CDS encoding type III PLP-dependent enzyme, with protein MTDRIQEFLRNRRSEGLDTEPCLVVDLEVVRDNYQTFAKALPDSRVFYAVKANPSPEVLSLLASMGSCFDTATVAEIEMALAAGATPDRVSYGNTIKKERDIARAFALGIRMFAVDCSAEVEKIARAAPGAKVFCRILYDCAGAEWPLSRKFGCDPEMAVDVLDLAKRLGLEPYGISFHVGSQQRKVKAWDRALAMASTVFRDCAERGINLSMVNMGGGFPTKYLKDVPPVVQYGRSIFRALRKHFGNQIPETIIEPGRGMVGNAGIIETEVVLISKKSDDDENRWVYLDIGKFGGLAETMDESIRYAIRTPHDGADMAPCILAGPTCDSADVLYEKVPYPLPVTLEIGDKLLIEGTGAYTSTYSSVAFNGIPPLKTYHI; from the coding sequence ATGACCGACCGTATCCAGGAATTCCTGCGCAACCGCCGCAGCGAGGGCCTCGACACCGAGCCATGTCTCGTCGTCGACCTCGAAGTCGTGCGCGACAACTACCAGACCTTCGCGAAGGCGTTGCCGGATAGCCGTGTGTTCTATGCGGTCAAGGCAAACCCCTCGCCTGAAGTGCTGTCGCTGCTGGCCTCGATGGGCTCGTGCTTCGACACCGCGACCGTCGCCGAAATCGAAATGGCGCTGGCCGCAGGTGCGACGCCGGACCGCGTCTCCTATGGCAACACGATCAAGAAGGAGCGTGATATCGCGCGCGCCTTCGCGCTCGGCATCCGCATGTTCGCGGTCGATTGCTCCGCCGAGGTCGAGAAGATCGCCCGTGCCGCTCCTGGCGCGAAGGTGTTCTGCCGCATTCTTTACGATTGCGCAGGCGCCGAGTGGCCGCTGTCGCGCAAGTTCGGTTGCGATCCGGAGATGGCTGTCGACGTGCTCGATCTCGCCAAGCGTCTGGGCCTGGAGCCTTATGGAATCTCGTTCCATGTCGGCTCGCAGCAGCGCAAGGTGAAGGCGTGGGACCGTGCGCTGGCGATGGCCTCGACGGTGTTCCGTGACTGTGCCGAGCGTGGGATCAACCTGTCCATGGTCAACATGGGCGGCGGATTCCCGACGAAGTACCTCAAGGACGTTCCTCCGGTCGTGCAGTACGGCCGGTCGATCTTCCGTGCGCTTCGCAAGCACTTCGGCAACCAGATCCCGGAGACCATCATCGAGCCGGGCCGCGGCATGGTCGGCAACGCGGGCATCATCGAGACGGAAGTCGTTCTGATCTCGAAGAAGAGCGACGACGACGAGAACCGTTGGGTCTACCTCGACATCGGCAAGTTCGGCGGTCTCGCCGAGACGATGGACGAGTCGATCCGTTACGCGATCCGCACGCCGCACGACGGCGCGGATATGGCTCCGTGCATTCTCGCCGGCCCGACCTGCGACTCTGCAGACGTGCTGTACGAGAAGGTGCCGTACCCGCTGCCCGTTACGCTCGAGATCGGCGACAAGCTGCTGATCGAAGGCACGGGTGCGTATACGTCGACGTACTCGTCGGTGGCTTTCAACGGCATCCCGCCGCTGAAGACCTACCACATCTGA
- a CDS encoding SPFH domain-containing protein gives MSGFDIFAIAFVLLVIFTLFAGVKTVSQGYDWTIERFGKYTRTLGPGLNIIIPYFDRVGRKVNMMEQVIDIPEQEVITRDNATVSVDGVAFYQVFDAAKASYEVSNLNQAIVTLTMTNIRSVMGSMDLDQVLSHRDEINERLLRVVDAAVSPWGLKVNRIEIKDIVPPADLVEAMGRQMKAERVKRAEILQAEGQRQSEILRAEGAKQAQILQAEGRREAAFRDAEARERAAEAEAKATEMVSNSIASGDVAALNYFIADKYIKAFGQLAESPNQKIIMLPMEATGMLASLGGIAEIAKATFGEGGSASAPRRPPTVPNTKPTV, from the coding sequence ATGTCCGGTTTCGATATTTTTGCGATTGCATTCGTGCTGCTTGTCATTTTCACGCTGTTTGCCGGCGTGAAAACAGTATCGCAGGGCTACGACTGGACCATCGAACGGTTCGGCAAGTACACCCGCACACTGGGTCCGGGCCTCAACATTATCATCCCGTACTTCGATCGCGTTGGCCGCAAGGTGAACATGATGGAGCAGGTGATCGACATTCCTGAGCAGGAAGTCATCACCCGGGACAACGCCACCGTGTCGGTGGATGGTGTCGCATTCTATCAGGTGTTCGATGCCGCGAAGGCGAGCTACGAAGTATCCAACCTCAATCAGGCAATCGTGACGCTGACCATGACCAACATTCGTTCGGTGATGGGGTCGATGGATCTCGATCAGGTGCTGTCGCATCGCGACGAGATCAACGAGCGGCTACTGCGCGTGGTCGATGCTGCAGTTTCGCCGTGGGGCCTCAAGGTCAACCGCATCGAGATCAAGGACATCGTGCCGCCCGCCGATCTGGTCGAGGCGATGGGCCGTCAGATGAAAGCCGAACGCGTCAAGCGCGCGGAAATCCTTCAGGCGGAAGGTCAGCGCCAATCCGAAATCCTGCGCGCAGAGGGCGCCAAGCAGGCGCAGATCCTGCAAGCTGAAGGTCGCAGGGAAGCTGCGTTCCGCGACGCCGAGGCGCGCGAGCGTGCGGCCGAAGCGGAAGCCAAGGCCACCGAAATGGTCAGCAACTCCATCGCCAGCGGCGACGTGGCCGCGCTGAACTACTTCATCGCCGACAAGTACATCAAGGCATTCGGGCAGCTCGCTGAATCGCCGAACCAGAAAATCATCATGCTGCCGATGGAAGCGACCGGGATGCTGGCGTCGCTCGGCGGCATCGCCGAGATTGCGAAGGCGACGTTCGGCGAGGGTGGATCGGCTTCCGCGCCGCGCCGTCCGCCGACTGTGCCGAACACCAAGCCCACCGTCTGA
- the hemH gene encoding ferrochelatase, translated as MTAVIPLDAHRPAAQAAPSRVGVLLVNLGTPDTADARGVRVYLREFLSDPRVIENQGLIWQLILNGIVLVIRPSRKAKDYLKIWNTERNESPLKTITRAQAEKLAASIADQKHVIVDWGMRYGNPSLKSRIDALMAQGCDRILVMPLYPQYSASTSATVVDKVAAALKDMRAQPTVRFTPPYYDEPDYIDALAVSIERHLATLPFKPERIIASFHGMPQSYIDKGDPYQAQCVATIEALRVRMGLDDKGLMLTFQSRFGYQEWLQPYTAQTVEQLAKDGVRRIAVVTPGFSADCIETLEEIALENAEIFRHAGGQDFSAIPCLNDSDEGMDVIRQLVLRELQGWI; from the coding sequence ATGACAGCGGTTATTCCTCTCGATGCACACCGGCCGGCCGCGCAGGCGGCGCCTTCACGCGTCGGTGTGCTGCTGGTTAATCTCGGCACGCCCGATACCGCCGACGCGCGCGGCGTGCGGGTTTATCTTCGGGAATTCCTGTCCGATCCGCGCGTGATCGAAAATCAGGGGCTGATCTGGCAATTGATCCTCAACGGGATCGTTCTTGTGATCCGCCCAAGCCGCAAGGCGAAGGATTATCTCAAGATCTGGAATACCGAGCGGAATGAATCGCCGCTGAAGACGATCACGCGCGCGCAGGCCGAGAAACTGGCGGCGTCGATTGCCGATCAGAAGCATGTGATCGTCGATTGGGGCATGCGCTACGGCAATCCGTCGCTCAAGTCGCGCATCGACGCGCTGATGGCGCAGGGCTGCGACCGTATTCTGGTGATGCCGCTGTATCCGCAGTATTCGGCATCGACCTCGGCCACGGTGGTCGACAAGGTCGCTGCCGCCTTGAAAGACATGCGCGCGCAGCCGACCGTGCGCTTCACGCCGCCCTATTATGACGAGCCGGACTATATCGACGCGCTTGCGGTGTCGATCGAGCGGCATCTCGCCACACTGCCGTTCAAGCCCGAGCGGATCATCGCGTCGTTCCATGGCATGCCGCAGTCCTACATCGACAAGGGCGATCCCTATCAGGCGCAATGTGTCGCGACGATCGAGGCGCTGCGCGTGCGTATGGGGCTGGACGACAAGGGTCTGATGCTGACGTTTCAGTCGCGCTTCGGGTATCAGGAGTGGCTTCAGCCCTATACCGCCCAAACCGTCGAACAGCTTGCGAAGGACGGCGTGCGGCGGATTGCTGTTGTGACGCCCGGCTTTTCGGCCGATTGCATCGAAACCCTTGAAGAGATTGCGCTGGAGAATGCCGAAATCTTCCGCCATGCCGGCGGTCAGGATTTCTCGGCCATTCCATGCCTGAACGACAGCGACGAGGGCATGGATGTGATCCGTCAGCTTGTGTTGCGCGAGTTGCAAGGCTGGATCTGA
- a CDS encoding GreA/GreB family elongation factor, with the protein MMSEPVPPVSIAFGDFSRLKRVAVEAVSKRHPIGRFLLTEIERATVYEPAFVPERCVRLDDWVTFRADENEPLESRVLVLPEGFRNSALHLSVLSPLGAALIGLHAGSRIHYVGFDGVPHIAMVENLDPPTGVISLLQRRSMRSAQRADNNNPDRPGPTAA; encoded by the coding sequence ATGATGTCAGAGCCTGTTCCACCGGTCAGCATCGCGTTCGGCGATTTCAGCCGCCTGAAAAGGGTGGCGGTTGAAGCCGTCAGCAAGCGCCATCCAATCGGCCGCTTCCTGCTCACCGAAATCGAGCGGGCAACAGTGTATGAGCCAGCCTTCGTGCCGGAACGCTGCGTCCGGCTCGATGACTGGGTGACATTTCGCGCGGACGAAAATGAACCGCTGGAAAGCCGCGTCCTGGTTCTTCCGGAAGGCTTCCGCAACAGCGCGCTTCATCTGTCCGTGCTCTCACCGTTGGGAGCAGCGCTGATCGGCCTGCATGCCGGTTCGCGCATCCATTACGTCGGCTTTGATGGCGTTCCGCATATCGCCATGGTGGAAAATCTCGATCCGCCCACCGGCGTGATTTCTCTTTTGCAGCGGCGGTCCATGAGGTCCGCGCAACGAGCCGATAACAACAACCCCGACCGTCCAGGTCCCACAGCCGCTTGA
- a CDS encoding nickel/cobalt transporter, whose amino-acid sequence MLLRPSLTRIAMIGFIALAAAGLADSLLHTAWAQNPFGAPKGAVPDSQVGGIIGWLLAKQSEFYRQMSATIRAAKTDGSAVWALLGISFAYGVFHAAGPGHGKAVISSYLVANEETAKRGIVLSFASALMQALVAIAIVGIGAWLLNATAKTMCSTERVIEIASYSLIAALGARLVYAKGGGFFRALRSLRGAPASQLVPAMAHGHDHHDHAHDHSHAAHARHVHHDHAGHVHDEHCGHSHGPEPSALAGPGGWSRGLSAILTVGIRPCSGAILVLMFALAQGLFWAGVAATLLMGLGTAITVSAIAIIAVSAKGLAARMAAGRDGGGAVLLRGIEFGAAALVLLFGVGLLLGYIAAERVTCF is encoded by the coding sequence ATGCTGCTCCGTCCGTCGCTTACGCGGATTGCGATGATCGGTTTCATCGCGCTCGCTGCTGCCGGCCTCGCCGATAGCCTGCTTCATACCGCTTGGGCTCAGAATCCATTCGGTGCTCCCAAGGGTGCTGTTCCAGACTCGCAGGTTGGCGGCATCATCGGATGGCTGCTTGCCAAACAATCCGAATTCTATCGCCAGATGTCGGCGACCATTCGCGCTGCCAAGACCGATGGCAGTGCGGTGTGGGCGCTGCTCGGCATTTCCTTCGCCTACGGCGTTTTTCACGCGGCGGGTCCCGGTCACGGCAAGGCGGTCATCTCGTCCTATCTCGTCGCCAACGAGGAAACGGCGAAGCGCGGCATCGTGCTGTCGTTCGCATCCGCCCTGATGCAGGCACTGGTGGCAATTGCAATCGTCGGCATCGGAGCCTGGCTGCTGAACGCCACCGCGAAGACCATGTGCAGCACCGAGCGCGTTATCGAGATCGCCAGCTACAGCCTGATCGCGGCACTCGGGGCGCGGCTGGTCTACGCTAAGGGCGGCGGGTTTTTCCGCGCCTTGCGATCGCTGCGCGGTGCACCAGCGTCGCAACTGGTTCCGGCCATGGCGCATGGTCATGATCATCACGATCACGCGCACGATCATTCGCACGCCGCCCACGCGCGCCATGTCCATCACGATCACGCAGGCCACGTTCACGACGAACATTGCGGACATTCGCACGGGCCGGAACCGAGCGCGCTTGCCGGTCCCGGCGGCTGGTCGCGCGGACTGAGCGCCATCCTGACGGTGGGAATCCGGCCGTGTTCCGGCGCCATTCTGGTGCTGATGTTCGCGCTGGCGCAGGGCCTGTTCTGGGCCGGCGTCGCGGCGACGCTGTTGATGGGGCTCGGCACCGCGATCACGGTTTCCGCCATTGCGATCATTGCAGTATCGGCAAAGGGGCTTGCCGCTCGCATGGCTGCCGGCCGCGACGGCGGCGGCGCGGTTCTGTTGCGCGGTATCGAGTTTGGCGCGGCGGCTCTGGTGCTGCTGTTCGGCGTCGGCCTGCTGCTGGGATACATTGCCGCGGAACGTGTCACCTGCTTCTGA
- a CDS encoding homospermidine synthase: MTSTIHARISGPIVMIGFGSIGKGTLPMIERHLDYDKSRITVIDPKDEGRKAHCEKHNVRFIQQGVTKDNYRELLTPLLTEGGGQGFCVNLSVDTGSTDIMELCNELGALYIDTVNEPWLGFYFDASKGPEARSNYALRENTLAAKRARPAGSTTAVSCCGANPGMVSFFVKQALLNVAVDLKLNAPKPKAKAEWADLMRQAGIKGIHIAERDTQRSKKPKEPDVFVNTWSVEGFLSEGVQPSELGWGTHEKWMPENAHTHEAGCGAAIYLMQPGADTRVRTWCPTRGAQYGFLVTHNESISISDYFTVRDASGKVIYRPTCHYAYHPADDAVLSLHEMFGRAAKMQEKHHILDENEIVDGIDELGVLLFGHDNNAYWYGSQLSIEETRKLAPYQNATGLQVTSAVLGGMVWALENPNEGIVEADEMDFDRLLEIQKPYLGPVKGYYTDWTPLTDRPGLFPEDIDTSDPWQFRNVLVR; this comes from the coding sequence ATGACATCCACCATTCACGCGCGCATCAGCGGCCCCATCGTCATGATCGGCTTCGGCTCAATCGGCAAAGGCACGCTGCCGATGATCGAGCGGCATCTCGATTACGACAAGTCGCGCATCACGGTGATCGATCCCAAGGACGAAGGCCGCAAGGCACATTGCGAGAAGCACAATGTACGCTTCATCCAGCAGGGCGTGACCAAGGACAATTACCGCGAACTGCTGACTCCGCTGCTCACCGAAGGCGGTGGCCAAGGTTTCTGCGTCAATCTTTCAGTCGATACCGGCTCCACCGACATCATGGAGCTCTGCAACGAACTCGGCGCGCTCTATATCGACACGGTCAATGAGCCTTGGCTCGGCTTCTATTTCGACGCGTCGAAGGGCCCGGAAGCGCGCTCCAACTACGCCCTGCGCGAGAACACGCTGGCAGCAAAGCGCGCGCGTCCCGCAGGCTCGACCACGGCCGTCTCCTGCTGTGGCGCCAACCCTGGCATGGTCTCGTTCTTCGTCAAGCAGGCCCTGCTGAATGTGGCCGTTGACCTCAAGCTCAATGCCCCGAAGCCGAAGGCCAAGGCGGAATGGGCGGACCTGATGCGCCAGGCCGGCATCAAAGGCATCCACATCGCCGAACGCGACACCCAGCGCTCGAAGAAGCCGAAAGAGCCGGACGTATTCGTCAACACGTGGTCGGTGGAAGGCTTCCTGTCGGAAGGCGTGCAGCCGTCCGAACTCGGCTGGGGCACCCATGAAAAGTGGATGCCCGAAAATGCACACACCCACGAAGCCGGCTGCGGCGCGGCGATCTATCTGATGCAGCCCGGCGCCGACACGCGCGTGCGCACCTGGTGCCCGACCCGCGGCGCGCAATACGGTTTCCTCGTCACCCACAACGAGTCGATCTCGATCTCCGACTATTTCACGGTGCGCGACGCATCGGGCAAGGTCATCTATCGGCCGACCTGCCACTATGCCTATCACCCTGCGGATGACGCGGTGCTCTCGCTGCACGAAATGTTCGGACGCGCTGCCAAGATGCAGGAGAAGCATCACATTCTCGACGAGAACGAGATTGTCGATGGCATCGACGAGCTCGGCGTGCTGCTGTTCGGGCACGACAACAATGCCTACTGGTACGGCTCACAGCTCTCCATCGAGGAAACGCGGAAACTCGCGCCCTATCAGAACGCCACTGGCCTGCAGGTGACCTCCGCCGTACTCGGCGGCATGGTGTGGGCACTGGAAAACCCGAATGAAGGCATCGTCGAAGCCGACGAGATGGATTTCGATCGCCTGCTGGAAATCCAGAAGCCATATCTCGGGCCGGTGAAGGGCTACTACACCGACTGGACGCCGCTGACGGATCGTCCGGGTCTGTTCCCGGAAGACATCGACACCAGCGATCCGTGGCAGTTCCGGAATGTTCTGGTGCGCTGA
- a CDS encoding RidA family protein, with translation MSRRLISSGSPFEKIAGYSRAVVDGDFCFVAGTTGYDLVTKVLPEDVAEQTRNCFKTIGIALKEGGFEMADLVRATYYVTDAKDFDAVFAVCGETLGDIRPAATILAVSALYKPEMKVEIEVTAKRRSV, from the coding sequence ATGTCCCGCCGCCTGATTTCATCCGGATCGCCCTTCGAAAAGATCGCGGGCTATAGCCGCGCCGTTGTCGACGGAGATTTCTGCTTTGTCGCCGGAACCACGGGCTATGATCTCGTCACGAAAGTCCTGCCAGAAGACGTGGCCGAGCAGACCCGCAATTGCTTCAAGACCATCGGTATTGCGTTGAAGGAAGGCGGCTTCGAGATGGCCGACCTCGTTCGCGCGACCTATTACGTTACCGACGCCAAGGACTTCGACGCGGTGTTCGCTGTGTGTGGAGAAACCCTCGGCGACATCCGGCCAGCCGCGACGATCCTTGCGGTCTCCGCCCTCTATAAGCCCGAGATGAAGGTCGAGATCGAAGTCACGGCCAAGCGCCGCAGCGTCTGA
- the rnk gene encoding nucleoside diphosphate kinase regulator, which yields MINYLQPELPPISLRMCDVDRLRNLAEAASEKYPQTCDFLAREIERAEILPDARLLTGLVAMESDVTFRDDISGQERSVTLVYPEAANVDAGKISILTPIGAALIGLSVGQTIEFQTPAGGWRSLTVLKVK from the coding sequence ATGATCAACTACCTGCAACCGGAATTGCCTCCGATCTCCCTGCGCATGTGCGATGTCGATCGGCTCCGCAACCTCGCCGAGGCTGCCTCGGAAAAATATCCGCAGACCTGCGATTTCCTCGCGCGTGAAATCGAGCGCGCGGAGATCTTGCCGGACGCACGATTGCTGACGGGCCTCGTCGCGATGGAATCCGACGTCACTTTCCGCGACGACATCAGCGGCCAGGAACGGTCGGTGACGCTGGTTTATCCCGAGGCCGCGAATGTCGACGCCGGAAAGATCTCCATTCTGACGCCGATCGGCGCGGCGCTGATCGGCCTGTCGGTCGGGCAGACCATCGAGTTCCAGACCCCGGCAGGAGGCTGGCGGTCCCTGACCGTGCTCAAGGTCAAATAG